In the genome of Vigna radiata var. radiata cultivar VC1973A unplaced genomic scaffold, Vradiata_ver6 scaffold_273, whole genome shotgun sequence, the window CTACTCTATTGCAAACATAAGATCGATATCTTATCTGCACCAAACGTATAGTAAAACTAAAACATACACTcacatatgtgtgtgtgtatatatatatattatatgactGTTAATTACAGATAAAAACCTAGCTACCTGAAACGGCTTTTGCTTCTGCATAGCaatgaaaaattgaagatggtggtagTTTTGGGTGACTTGGTCCAACATCATTCTCAACCTGTAGTTCTCTTCTTGCAGTCTCAGAAATTCCTTTTGGAGCGTATTCAGCTGGAAGCAAAGAGACAAACAAAATTGAATCTCAAAACATAGATTCTGGGATCTATTTAATTTTGATGAGCATAAGTAAAGATGCAAACCGGAGATTTAAGATTTTGATCAATTGCTGCTGATTTTGACAGTTCGTCACTCTGACTCGGACACATTAAATTCAGAGTGGTCTGTATATTGcaaaacacaaataataatGGATATTAGGTATTCATAATCTAATTAAAGTGCAAGCATAAATGGAAAAATAGATTTACGTGATTTTTGGTTGATGTGAAAACTTACATTTACGAAGTGATCAGTGAAAAGAGGTTGTGATCCGTTGTCTTTAGGAATGTTTGAAGGGAGATGATGGAGGTTATCGGTATGAGTGTTGTTGGACGGTGAAGTTGATGAGAAAAAATCAAGTTCTTTGATGGTGTTGACGGTTGTAGAATCTAGATCGAGATTGGTGGATCCAAGTAAGGTGATTTGACGACGGTGTTGTTGCATTTTGTGGTGGTTTTCCATCATCACTCTTACACTGAAACAGAAGGAGCACTTTCAACGCCAAGGGTTTAGATGTGTGCCACTGCTACTGCACActctatttctctttttcatccTTTCAAGTTAAGACTAAGAATCTCTTTTTATACGCTCGAATACTATTACTGTAGATGGATATATGTTAgcaaaaaacgaaaatcaaatgaaaaacattatttttcagtTGGAAAGTTAAAGACAAAAGTGCGGTGAAAAAAGAAATACCATATTTTCAATTATGATAATCTaagtctttaatttttattaaattatgttttactaaataaaataaggattaCAATTCTGAGAGTGATATGTTGTTCAGGtaagaaaattattgttttgaCGTATTAcatattattgttgttttgttaaattaaaagtttagatTCATACACTATATAACAAAATGTCTATAAAGTTTGGTAAGAATTAAATACTCTCGATAATTCTAGATTGTTtaatagcttttttttttactgtatttTCAGAACAGCCATTTcctaattatatatacaaagCCCCATTTAGTAAATTAATGGGTTCCTTCAAAACATTGGCTTTTTTTGAAGAAGCATTATCACCTGTTCATGAATCTCAAAAGTACATTGGTATCCTCATAAAGACTATATAGATcataaagattatatatatatatatatatatatatatatatatatatatatatatatataatacataatttgatgatctaaaaaatatctaattcaCTTACATAAGAATGAttcttctaaatttaaaaaatatttcaatatcatttaattcctctaaaataagaattgcttattttaaaaaataaagcaggataaatgttaataatagactgataatgatattttgacaatattttaacatcaattacatgattggtccaaaattactttacaatcaataataataatcattaatacataataatacgtagattatgttaaaatattgttaaaaaaaatattgtcaaaagtATCATCAtccataataaatatataataaagagtacagttaattttttatttgccaTATATTATATTGCTAaaccactattttttttaaacaaaagattaaaaattcaGTCTATGCTTTAAATTAGGATTATTAAAAAGCGGAAATCAGAAACTGTTTTAAAATATGgtgtttgaaatatttattgatcAAACCACTAATCAGAAACATGTTAATTGCATCCGTTTAATGTTTTCTGTCATTTATGCTTTTATCAGTTACAGCAcgattcattatattttttatttgttaaatatattgaatactCTGATTCTAAAGTTATTATagtgatttttcaaaatattatacattCCTTTCTCCATTAAAATAACCGAGTAAGACGTATTCAATAAAACAAATCTGTGTTCAAATATTGGTATATGTTTCCGTCTAGtgaaaatagttttatattaattactcTCAATTATACATgacatattgttaaaaataaaagctgttattatttaaaaaaagaaaaagaaaaaaaataatggttttgaaaaaatgttgatattttaacaatttttttaataattttttataacatattttattaatttatttaaatttatatttaaaaaaatatttgaaacaaatcaGTAAATATTCTTAGAAAACTTTTTCcgttttgaaaatagaaaaaaagtgtCTCGTTTTGTTTGATTTTCCTCTATTCATTTCGGAGACGTTTGACGGCACGGCTCTATCTGAAAAGGTCGTTAGGAACTCCAAGAGGTGGGGCCCTCTTCATATTGGATCAGCCCTCCACGTCAGCCCCGCGTCATTATAGGTTCATGCCATCCTTTAAGTGAAAAACCAAAACTAATTTTCTCACccagttttattaaaatagaatgatataagtaaatgttaaatatcaattaaaattagaatatgaTTAAAACTATCaccgaataaaataaaagtaattaaaattttcttatattataatttattttgtgagTTTTGTCTTTAAGATTTTTGAGAAGATAGATAAATTGAATATGTTTGTATACACACAGTGAtgatgttttatgatttttattttatataagagAAGAATAAAGTAATTTAAGTAGTGAATACAGTCGATTTTGTTTGGCACTCTTCCCATGGTGGACTAGAAAATAATGACATACCCGTTATAATGAATCAAAATTAGACCTACATAATAAGAAATTGAACCCATGATCTCAGCTTCAAATTAGCAAATGGGTATCCTGAAGTCAATGCCAGGTTATGTAGGTTTCTTTTACGTTCATCTTTCCTTGTTCATAACTTTGACAAACATGCCATTCCATAAACTACAACtcttcaaatcatcatcaaGTCAACGTCATCCTAACCAGCATGATTCATTTTTTCTAGCaactttttaattctattttttaacacCAATCTCGATAACACACGCCAACCCTTTTTCTTCCAATATTTATTTAGACTTCAAAACCTTAATTACGACATTATTGCACAAATAATCAACTATTCAGTgtaattaagacaaaattttaTCATAGTAAGACTAATCTtctttttacttataaattaagtaatttCTAGCATATGGACTACCTACATTCTTAGCATAAATTAGTTTTGGTAAGAATCTTCTTTAGacttttaaattatctaatCACAGTATTCGATGCAAAAGCCAAAAAGGGTTTTTGGATCGTTTCTGAACCCAGCCTAAAAGGTGTAAGAATGATGGAAAATGATTATATACTAAAATGGATCAAAATTATTGACAGAAAATCTTGAAAACTGAGAAAGTAATTACTATAACAGTGATGTTGACGTTTTGAAAATAATCAGTGATgtgttagtttaaaaataaggTAAAGTTTGAgtattttgttgaaattgaaaaaaaatatatataaaaaaaaagtccatGCATAAGCCATGCAGACCCACGCATGCATGGTgcgtattaaaatataatagagaGTAATTAAGGCAAAGAAACAATGTTTAAAAGGAGATGGAGTATGTATGGGTGTGTTATGGAATAAAGGACTGAGGAGACCCCACTCATGTAATTTCAACTTTGGCTCGCACGTTGGGTTCAAAAACCACCATACTCACGAATTCAAAACTAATATTCACGTGTGTATTAGTACTTTCAGCAACAGATTCTGATTTCTCCCTACACTATACACAACCTATCTTACATAGACTCTTATTATTAGAGTATTGATTAGGTGAGAAATAAAGTGAAAGTTGAATAAGCTACCCCAAATACGTGCCTAATTACGCTaatctttgtttattttgttaaatataatctATAGTCTACTTGGACAAAGAAATATAACTAACACATACCAAAAATTAACAGAAATTGGCAAACACGCAAGATGGTAGTGTTACAATCTGATTTCGTGTCGTTAAATCTATTGTCTTGGTCAGAAAAAACGACAAGGGAATGCTTTAGTTGCGCTTTTAGCATGCCTTACCGTCACGTGGTAGTATCAAAatattggtgtcaaaatattggGATGTTTTaatatatggaaaatgatattttaacatcaatttttaacactattttgacactgtacacatgttaaaatgtggtcggacgatttcaaattaaaaaaaaactttggtttttctcttccaaatatgtccttgttttagtttttttaaatttgaaatcgtccaaccacattttgacacgtgtgcactgtcaaaatggtattaaaaaattggtgttaaaatatcattttccttatatatatataagcacaATGTTGttcctattttccttttaataaatgGTGGGTTACTCTGCATAAGGAATAGGGCGGTGGCTTTAAACCTACAAGTGAGGGTTGAGAGTGGAGAAAGTTGTGGGTATGGCCCATGATGAATGGAGGGAATCTGGTCTTAAAGATTGGAAAAGGAAGAGACCTTAGAGGGACTGGGTGCCCCACGACGAGAGGGGTGGGTGTGAGTTAGAGgctatatttttagaatttagaTTTTCCTTTTCTGTGTTAAATTGTTAATCTTTTCTCTCCCAATGCTACTGAGTtagtatttttaacttttttaatcatGAGTATTTACTGTGTAGcatatttaatcgattattattaaTTCATCTAAATTTAACGTGTTTCGTTAAACTATTTATAAGTTATGTTTGAATAGAAATTTATAACcgtcactagtgcagcgaggggattttaccgtggttatttttcattataggtcgcggtttacgaatcGCGgtatattcagccgcggtagtaagtcacagactttaggccgcggttacaaccgcggtatataagttccgcAAAAAAGTGtccactataggccgcggttcttgcactaaccgcggcctatagtctctttttaaaaaaaaattaaaacgaaaaagtatatgccgcggttgtggtaagaaccgcggcatattcccttgcagttttttaaaattgcaggtctgtttttgtgatatccactaccacaaaaacagacctgcataaaaacatatacagaaattcaatttcaacataacaaagacatgttcaaatgtatttcaacatcaaataaagtaNNNNNNNNNNNNNNNNNNNNNNNNNNNNNNNNNNNNNNNNNNNNNNNNNNNNNNNNNNNNNNNNNNNNNNNNNNNNNNNNNNNNNNNNNNNNNNNNNNNNNNNNNNNNNNNNNNNNNNNNNNNNNNNNNNNNNNNNNNNNNNNNNNNNNNNNNNNNNNNNNNNNNNNNNNNNNNNNNNNNNNNNNNNNNNNNNNNNNNNNNNNNNNNNNNNNNNNNNNNNNNNNNNNNNNNNNNNNNNNNNNNNNNNNNNNNNNNNNNNNNNNNNNNNNNNNNNNNNNNNNNNNNNNNNNNNNNNNNNNNNNNNNNNNNNNNNNNNNNNNNNNNNNNNNNNNNNNNNNNNNNNNNNNNNNNNNNNNNNNNNNNNNNNNNNNNNNNNNNNNNNNNNNNNNNNNNNNNNNNNNNNNNNNNNNNNNNNNNNNNNNNNNNNNNNNNNNNNNNNNNNNNNNNNNNNNNNNNNNNNNNNNNNNNNNNNNNNNNNNNNNNNNNNNNNNNNNNNNNNNNNNNNNNNNNNNNNNNNNNNNNNNNNNNNNNNNNNNNNNNNNNNNNNNNNNNNNNNNNNNNNNNNNNNNNNNNNNNNNNNNNNNNNNNNNNNNNNNNNNNNNNNNNNNNNNNNNNNNNNNNNNNNNNNNNNNNNNNNNNNNNNNNNNNNNNNNNNNNNNNNNNNNNNNNNNNNNNNNNNNNNNNNNNNNNNNNNNNNNNNNNNNNNNNNNNNNNNNNNNNNNNNNNNNNNNNNNNNNNNNNNNNNNNNNNNNNNNNNNNNNNNNNNNNNNNNNNNNNNNNNNNNNNNNNNNNNNNNNNNNNNNNNNNNNNNNNNNNNNNNNNNNNNNNNNNNNNNNNNNNNNNNNNNNNNNNNNNNNNNNNNNNNNNNNNNNNNNNNNNNNNNNNNNNNNNNNNNNNNNNNNNNNNNNNNNNNNNNNNNNNNNNNNNNNNNNNNNNNNNNNNNNNNNNNNNNNNNNNNNNNNNNNNNNNNNNNNNNNNNNNNNNNNNNNNNNNNNNNNNNNNNNNNNNNNNNNNNNNNNNNNNNNNNNNNNNNNNNNNNNNNNNNNNNNNNNNNNNNNNNNNNNNNNNNNNNNNNNNNNNNNNNNNNNNNNNNNNNNNNNNNNNNNNNNNNNNNNNNNNNNNNNNNNNNNNNNNNNNNNNNNNNNNNNNNNNNNNNNNNNNNNNNNNNNNNNNNNNNNNNNNNNNNNNNNNNNNNNNNNNNNNNNNNNNNNNNNNNNNNNNNNNNNNNNNNNNNNNNNNNNNNNNNNNNNNNNNNNNNNNNNNNNNNNNNNNNNNNNNNNNNNNNNNNNNNNNNNNNNNNNNNNNNNNNNNNNNNNNNNNNNNNNNNNNNNNNNNNNNNNNNNNNNNNNNNNNNNNNNNNNNNNNNNNNNNNNNNNNNNNNNNNNNNNNNNNNNNNNNNNNNNNNNNNNNNNNNNNNNNNNNNNNNNNNNNNNNNNNNNNNNNNNNNNNNNNNNNNNNNNNNNNNNNNNNNNNNNNNNNNNNNNNNNNNNNNNNNNNNNNNNNNNNNNNNNNNNNNNNNNNNNNNNNNNNNNNNNNNNNNNNNNNNNNNNNNNNNNNNNNNNNNNNNNNNNNNNNNNNNNNNNNNNNNNNNNNNNNNNNNNNNNNNNNNNNNNNNNNNNNNNNNNNNNNNNNNNNNNNNNNNNNNNNNNNNNNNNNNNNNNNNNNNNNNNNNNNNNNNNNNNNNNNNNNNNNNNNNNNNNNNNNNNNNNNNNNNNNNNNNNNNNNNNNNNNNNNNNNNNNNNNNNNNNNNNNNNNNNNNNNNNNNNNNNNNNNNNNNNNNNNNNNNNNNNNNNNNNNNNNNNNNNNNNNNNNNNNNNNNNNNNNNNNNNNNNNNNNNNNNNNNNNNNNNNNNNNNNNNNNNNNNNNNNNNNNNNNNNNNNNNNNNNNNNNNNNNNNNNNNNNNNNNNNNNNNNNNNNNNNNNNNNNNNNNNNNNNNNNNNNNNNNNNNNNNNNNNNNNNNNNNNNNNNNNNNNNNNNNNNNNNNNNNNNNNNNNNNNNNNNNNNNNNNNNNNNNNNNNNNNNNNNNNNNNNNNNNNNNNNNNNNNNNNNNNNNNNNNNNNNNNNNNNNNNNNNNNNNNNNNNNNNNNNNNNNNNNNNNNNNNNNNNNNNNNNNNNNNNNNNNNNNNNNNNNNNNNNNNNNNNNNNNNNNNNNNNNNNNNNNNNNNNNNNNNNNNNNNNNNNNNNNNNNNNNNNNNNNNNNNNNNNNNNNNNNNNNNNNNNNNNNNNNNNNNNNNNNNNNNNNNNNNNNNNNNNNNNNNNNNNNNNNNNNNNNNNNNNNNNNNNNNNNNNNNNNNNNNNNNNNNNNNNNNNNNNNNNNNNNNNNNNNNNNNNNNNNNNNNNNNNNNNNNNNNNNNNNNNNNNNNNNNNNNNNNNNNNNNNNNNNNNNNNNNNNNNNNNNNNNNNNNNNNNNNNNNNNNNNNNNNNNNNNNNNNNNNNNNNNNNNNNNNNNNNNNNNNNNNNNNNNNNNNNNNNNNNNNNNNNNNNNNNNNNNNNNNNNNNNNNNNNNNNNNNNNNNNNNNNNNNNNNNNNNNNNNNNNNNNNNNNNNNNNNNNNNNNNNNNNNNNNNNNNNNNNNNNNNNNNNNNNNNNNNNNNNNNNNNNNNNNNNNNNNNNNNNNNNNNNNNNNNNNNNNNNNNNNNNNNNNNNNNNNNNNNNNNNNNNNNNNNNNNNNNNNNNNNNNNNNNNNNNNNNNNNNNNNNNNNNNNNNNNNNNNNNNNNNNNNNNNNNNNNNNNNNNNNNNNNNNNNNNNNNNNNNNNNNNNNNNNNNNNNNNNNNNNNNNNNNNNNNNNNNNNNNNNNNNNNNNNNNNNNNNNNNNNNNNNNNNNNNNNNNNNNNNNNNNNNNNNNNNNNNNNNNNNNNNNNNNNNNNNNNNNNNNNNNNNNNNNNNNNNNNNNNNNNNNNNNNNNNNNNNNNNNNNNNNNNNNNNNNNNNNNNNNNNNNNNNNNNNNNNNNNNNNNNNNNNNNNNNNNNNNNNNNNNNNNNNNNNNNNNNNNNNNNNNNNNNNNNNNNNNNNNNNNNNNNNNNNNNNNNNNNNNNNNNNNNNNNNNNNNNNNNNNNNNNNNNNNNNNNNNNNNNNNNNNNNNNNNNNNNNNNNNNNNNNNNNNNNNNNNNNNNNNNNNNNNNNNNNNNNNNNNNNNNNNNNNNNNNNNNNNNNNNNNNNNNNNNNNNNNNNNNNNNNNNNNNNNNNNNNNNNNNNNNNNNNNNNNNNNNNNNNNNNNNNNNNNNNNNNNNNNNNNNNNNNNNNNNNNNNNNNNNNNNNNNNNNNNNNNNNNNNNNNNNNNNNNNNNNNNNNNNNNNNNNNNNNNNNNNNNNNNNNNNNNNNNNNNNNNNNNNNNNNNNNNNNNNNNNNNNNNNNNNNNNNNNNNNNNNNNNNNNNNNNNNNNNNNNNNNNNNNNNNNNNNNNNNNNNNNNNNNNNNNNNNNNNNNNNNNNNNNNNNNNNNNNNNNNNNNNNNNNNNNNNNNNNNNNNNNNNNNNNNNNNNNNNNNNNNNNNNNNNNNNNNNNNNNNNNNNNNNNNNNNNNNNNNNNNNNNNNNNNNNNNNNNNNNNNNNNNNNNNNNNNNNNNNNNNNNNNNNNNNNNNNNNNNNNNNNNNNNNNNNNNNNNNNNNNNNNNNNNNNNNNNNNNNNNNNNNNNNNNNNNNNNNNNNNNNNNNNNNNNNNNNNNNNNNNNNNNNNNNNNNNNNNNNNNNNNNNNNNNNNNNNNNNNNNNNNNNNNNNNNNNNNNNNNNNNNNNNNNNNNNNNNNNNNNNNNNNNNNNNNNNNNNNNNNNNNNNNNNNNNNNNNNNNNNNNNNNNNNNNNNNNNNNNNNNNNNNNNNNNNNNNNNNNNNNNNNNNNNNNNNNNNNNNNNNNNNNNNNNNNNNNNNNNNNNNNNNNNNNNNNNNNNNNNNNNNNNNNNNNNNNNNNNNNNNNNNNNNNNNNNNNNNNNNNNNNNNNNNNNNNNNNNNNNNNNNNNNNNNNNNNNNNNNNNNNNNNNNNNNNNNNNNNNNNNNNNNNNNNNNNNNNNNNNNNNNNNNNNNNNNNNNNNNNNNNNNNNNNNNNNNNNNNNNNNNNNNNNNNNNNNNNNNNNNNNNNNNNNNNNNNNNNNNNNNNNNNNNNNNNNNNNNNNNNNNNNNNNNNNNNNNNNNNNNNNNNNNNNNNNNNNNNNNNNNNNNNNNNNNNNNNNNNNNNNNNNNNNNNNNNNNNNNNNNNNNNNNNNNNNNNNNNNNNNNNNNNNNNNNNNNNNNNNNNNNNNNNNNNNNNNNNNNNNNNNNNNNNNNNNNNNNNNNNNNNNNNNNNNNNNNNNNNNNNNNNNNNNNNNNNNNNNNNNNNNNNNNNNNNNNNNNNNNNNNNNNNNNNNNNNNNNNNNNNNNNNNNNNNNNNNNNNNNNNNNNNNNNNNNNNNNNNNNNNNNNNNNNNNNNNNNNNNNNNNNNNNNNNNNNNNNNNNNNNNNNNNNNNNNNNNNNNNNNNNNNNNNNNNNNNNNNNNNNNNNNNNNNNNNNNNNNNNNNNNNNNNNNNNNNNNNNNNNNNNNNNNNNNNNNNNNNNNNNNNNNNNNNNNNNNNNNNNNNNNNNNNNNNNNNNNNNNNNNNNNNNNNNNNNNNNNNNNNNNNNNNNNNNNNNNNNNNNNNNNNNNNNNNNNNNNNNNNNNNNNNNNNNNNNNNNNNNNNNNNNNNNNNNNNNNNNNNNNNNNNNNNNNNNNNNNNNNNNNNNNNNNNNNNNNNNNNNNNNNNNNNNNNNNNNNNNNNNNNNNNNNNNNNNNNNNNNNNNNNNNNNNNNNNNNNNNNNNNNNNNNNNNNNNNNNNNNNNNNNNNNNNNNNNNNNNNNNNNNNNNNNNNNNNNNNNNNNNNNNNNNNNNNNNNNNNNNNNNNNNNNNNNNNNNNNNNNNNNNNNNNNNNNNNNNNNNNNNNNNNNNNNNNNNNNNNNNNNNNNNNNNNNNNNNNNNNNNNNNNNNNNNNNNNNNNNNNNNNNNNNNNNNNNNNNNNNNNNNNNNNNNNNNNNNNNNNNNNNNNNNNNNNNNNNNNNNNNNNNNNNNNNNNNNNNNNNNNNNNNNNNNNNNNNNNNNNNNNNNNNNNNNNNNNNNNNNNNNNNNNNNNNNNNNNNNNNNNNNNNNNNNNNNNNNNNNNNNNNNNNNNNNNNNNNNNNNNNNNNNNNNNNNNNNNNNNNNNNNNNNNNNNNNNNNNNNNNNNNNNNNNNNNNNNNNNNNNNNNNNNNNNNNNNNNNNNNNNNNNNNNNNNNNNNNNNNNNNNNNNNNNNNNNNNNNNNNNNNNNNNNNNNNNNNNNNNNNNNNNNNNNNNNNNNNNNNNNNNNNNNNNNNNNNNNNNNNNNNNNNNNNNNNNNNNNNNNNNNNNNNNNNNNNNNNNNNNNNNNNNNNNNNNNNNNNNNNNNNNNNNNNNNNNNNNNNNNNNNNNNNNNNNNNNNNNNNNNNNNNNNNNNNNNNNNNNNNNNNNNNNNNNNNNNNNNNNNNNNNNNNNNNNNNNNNNNNNNNNNNNNNNNNNNNNNNNNNNNNNNNNNNNNNNNNNNNNNNNNNNNNNNNNNNNNNNNNNNNNNNNNNNNNNNNNNNNNNNNNNNNNNNNNNNNNNNNNNNNNNNNNNNNNNNNNNNNNNNNNNNNNNNNNNNNNNNNNNNNNNNNNNNNNNNNNNNNNNNNNNNNNNNNNNNNNNNNNNNNNNNNNNNNNNNNNNNNNNNNNNNNNNNNNNNNNNNNNNNNNNNNNNNNNNNNNNNNNNNNNNNNNNNNNNNNNNNNNNNNNNNNNNNNNNNNNNNNNNNNNNNNNNNNNNNNNNNNNNNNNNNNNNNNNNNNNNNNNNNNNNNNNNNNNNNNNNNNNNNNNNNNNNNNNNNNNNNNNNNNNNNNNNNNNNNNNNNNNNNNNNNNNNNNNNNNNNNNNNNNNNNNNNNNNNNNNNNNNNNNNNNNNNNNNNNNNNNNNNNNNNNNNNNNNNNNNNNNNNNNNNNNNNNNNNNNNNNNNNNNNNNNNNNNNNNNNNNNNNNNNNNNNNNNNNNNNNNNNNNNNNNNNNNNNNNNNNNNNNNNNNNNNNNNNNNNNNNNNNNNNNNNNNNNNNNNNNNNNNNNNNNNNNNNNNNNNNNNNNNNNNNNNNNNNNNNNNNNNNNNNNNNNNNNNNNNNNNNNNNNNNNNNNNNNNNNNNNNNNNNNNNNNNNNNNNNNNNNNNNNNNNNNNNNNNNNNNNNNNNNNNNNNNNNNNNNNNNNNNNNNNNNNNNNNNNNNNNNNNNNNNNNNNNNNNNNNNNNNNNNNNNNNNNNNNNNNNNNNNNNNNNNNNNNNNNNNNNNNNNNNNNNNNNNNNNNNNNNNNNNNNNNNNNNNNNNNNNNNNNNNNNNNNNNNNNNNNNNNNNNNNNNNNNNNNNNNNNNNNNNNNNNNNNNNNNNNNNNNNNNNNNNNNNNNNNNNNNNNNNNNNNNNNNNNNNNNNNNNNNNNNNNNNNNNNNNNNNNNNNNNNNNNNNNNNNNNNNNNNNNNNNNNNNNNNNNNNNNNNNNNNNNNNNNNNNNNNNNNNNNNNNNNNNNNNNNNNNNNNNNNNNNNNNN includes:
- the LOC111241181 gene encoding uncharacterized protein LOC111241181, whose amino-acid sequence is MMENHHKMQQHRRQITLLGSTNLDLDSTTVNTIKELDFFSSTSPSNNTHTDNLHHLPSNIPKDNGSQPLFTDHFVNTTLNLMCPSQSDELSKSAAIDQNLKSPLNTLQKEFLRLQEENYR